One segment of Leptolyngbyaceae cyanobacterium DNA contains the following:
- a CDS encoding ABC transporter permease: MNYSSQAELIIEAGRTENQYWKDLWRYRELFYFLAWRDILVRYKQTFIGIAWALIRPFLTMVVFTVVFGQLAKLPSEGAPYPILVFAAMLPWQFFANALSECSNSLISNANLISKVYFPRLIVPASAVVVSFVDFMISGIILLGLMAWYNFVPSWRILTLPLFILIASAAAMGAGLWLAALNVKYRDFRYIVPFIVQFGLYVSPVGFSSNIVPERWRLLYSLNPMVGVIDGFRWAILGSQTKLYWPEFLLSLGFVLLLFVSGIWYFRKMERSFADVI, encoded by the coding sequence ATGAATTATTCCAGTCAAGCAGAATTAATTATTGAAGCAGGTCGCACTGAGAATCAGTATTGGAAAGATTTGTGGCGCTACCGAGAATTGTTCTACTTCTTAGCTTGGCGGGATATTTTGGTGCGCTATAAGCAAACTTTCATTGGCATAGCATGGGCGCTGATTCGACCATTTTTAACAATGGTCGTTTTTACTGTAGTCTTTGGCCAATTAGCTAAGTTACCCTCAGAAGGAGCGCCTTATCCAATATTAGTATTTGCTGCTATGTTACCCTGGCAATTTTTTGCCAATGCGCTTTCTGAATGCAGCAATAGCCTGATTAGCAATGCCAACTTAATTTCTAAAGTCTACTTTCCCCGCTTAATCGTACCAGCTAGTGCGGTGGTAGTCAGCTTCGTAGATTTTATGATTTCTGGAATAATTCTGTTAGGTTTGATGGCATGGTATAACTTTGTACCGAGTTGGCGCATCCTCACACTTCCCCTTTTTATTTTGATTGCATCTGCTGCCGCAATGGGAGCCGGATTATGGTTAGCAGCATTAAATGTAAAATATCGAGATTTTCGGTATATTGTCCCGTTTATCGTACAGTTTGGTTTGTACGTTTCCCCTGTTGGTTTTAGTAGCAATATCGTACCAGAACGATGGCGTTTGCTCTATTCCTTGAATCCAATGGTCGGAGTAATCGATGGCTTTCGCTGGGCAATTTTAGGTAGTCAAACCAAACTATACTGGCCAGAATTTTTACTGTCCTTGGGATTTGTGTTACTGCTATTTGTCAGCGGTATTTGGTACTTCCGCAAAATGGAACGTTCTTTTGCAGATGTGATTTAA
- a CDS encoding ABC transporter ATP-binding protein has translation MSDTVIRVENLGKKYIIGHQNQERYTALRDVLANKAKSVSNRLLTPLNKKNSESNFEEFWALKDISFEIKQGDRVGIIGRNGAGKSTLLKVLSRITEPTQGRISIKGRVASLLEVGTGFHPELTGRENIYLNGAILGMSKAEIKKKFDEIVAFAEVEKFLDTPVKRYSSGMYVRLAFAVAAHLEPEILVVDEVLAVGDAAFQKKCLGKMEDVGREGRTVLFVSHNMSAVRQLCNKAYLLAMGKIAYFGTSSEAIIKYMEGAVSLFDKINNQKIYNHLQSDGRAEIEKIIINNKPSVEVLVSIYDKIKISIDYSVKAAINKLEFFVLIYSSDGEVQLSLFQRDSQNYVVPQATKGTVNLEFQNCLMPGRYFISAGIFDQNKQFVDWVEQVESFCVEETFSDGRIYDYRLGKISVIGHWYVN, from the coding sequence ATGTCAGATACAGTTATTAGGGTAGAAAACCTCGGTAAAAAGTACATCATCGGTCACCAAAATCAAGAGCGTTATACCGCCTTGCGGGATGTATTAGCTAATAAAGCCAAGTCAGTCAGTAACCGTCTTTTAACACCTTTGAATAAGAAAAATTCCGAGTCAAATTTTGAAGAATTTTGGGCTTTAAAGGATATTTCTTTTGAGATAAAGCAGGGTGATAGAGTAGGTATCATCGGTCGAAATGGGGCAGGTAAGTCAACACTCTTAAAAGTTTTAAGCCGCATTACCGAACCTACACAGGGAAGAATATCTATCAAGGGAAGAGTAGCAAGTTTATTAGAAGTAGGAACGGGGTTTCACCCGGAATTGACTGGCAGAGAGAATATTTATCTTAATGGTGCAATTTTGGGAATGAGTAAAGCGGAGATTAAAAAAAAGTTTGATGAAATTGTGGCGTTTGCTGAGGTGGAAAAGTTTTTAGATACGCCAGTGAAGCGTTATTCATCAGGGATGTACGTGCGATTGGCGTTTGCAGTGGCGGCGCATTTGGAACCGGAGATTTTGGTAGTGGATGAAGTGTTGGCAGTGGGGGATGCAGCCTTTCAGAAGAAGTGTTTGGGAAAAATGGAGGATGTAGGGAGAGAGGGACGAACAGTATTATTTGTTAGTCATAATATGTCTGCCGTTAGACAATTATGTAACAAAGCCTATTTATTGGCTATGGGAAAGATTGCTTACTTTGGAACTTCTTCTGAAGCAATTATTAAGTATATGGAAGGAGCGGTTTCTCTTTTTGATAAGATCAATAATCAGAAAATATATAACCACCTTCAATCTGATGGTAGAGCTGAAATTGAAAAAATAATTATTAATAATAAACCCAGTGTAGAGGTACTTGTTTCAATTTACGATAAAATAAAAATATCAATAGATTATTCTGTAAAAGCAGCAATAAATAAATTGGAATTTTTCGTCTTAATTTATTCATCAGATGGAGAAGTTCAATTAAGCTTATTTCAGCGTGACTCCCAAAATTATGTAGTCCCACAAGCAACCAAGGGTACAGTCAATTTAGAGTTTCAAAATTGTCTAATGCCAGGAAGATACTTCATATCGGCAGGTATTTTCGATCAAAATAAACAATTTGTGGACTGGGTTGAACAAGTTGAATCGTTCTGTGTTGAGGAAACATTCTCTGATGGCAGAATCTATGATTATAGATTAGGAAAAATTAGCGTAATAGGTCATTGGTATGTTAATTAA
- a CDS encoding acyltransferase, whose translation MLINIISHINARKNKILKNLYLGLLNIEKEILIQDLKYVGKECFFQMPICITGHNQIEIGDYVSIAAYVHIWGDGGVKIGNRVMIASHTAITSLSHNYTQEDMYRTVVSASVNIEDDVWIGAHTVILPGVSIGKGAVIGAGSIVTKNIESYSIAFGCPAKHYKYREIPTQN comes from the coding sequence ATGTTAATTAATATAATTTCTCATATTAATGCGAGAAAAAATAAAATTTTAAAAAACCTTTATTTAGGTTTGTTAAACATAGAAAAAGAAATCTTGATTCAAGATTTAAAATATGTAGGAAAAGAATGTTTTTTCCAGATGCCTATATGTATTACAGGACATAATCAGATAGAGATTGGTGACTATGTATCAATAGCAGCCTATGTTCATATTTGGGGTGACGGGGGAGTAAAAATAGGCAATCGCGTGATGATCGCATCTCATACGGCTATTACATCACTGAGTCATAATTACACCCAAGAAGATATGTATAGGACTGTAGTTTCTGCTTCTGTGAATATAGAAGATGATGTGTGGATTGGAGCACATACAGTCATCTTACCTGGTGTCTCAATTGGTAAAGGGGCAGTTATTGGTGCTGGGTCTATTGTTACTAAAAATATAGAGAGTTATTCTATTGCATTTGGTTGTCCCGCGAAGCATTACAAATACAGAGAAATTCCGACACAAAATTAG
- a CDS encoding methyltransferase domain-containing protein yields the protein MKIYIKKLLPTIVKKKYLPYWYLLKQENQIFWGKFKRFFLRPPFPKVDENKKYLHIGCGHINAPQFINIDGFPLPHIHYVRELDDLGVFMDSSIDLIYACHCLEHFSYDRINGVLSEWFRVLKKGGILRISVPDFDLLLNIYYENYKNIDLIIPPLLGGGNIKYNVHLSVFNKSSLEKKLINTGFYYVQDWIPGSCELTTFNDWSAREITINGKNYPVSLNIEAIK from the coding sequence ATGAAGATATATATTAAAAAATTGCTACCAACAATAGTTAAAAAAAAATATTTACCATATTGGTATTTGCTTAAACAGGAAAATCAAATTTTTTGGGGCAAATTTAAAAGGTTCTTTTTAAGACCGCCTTTTCCTAAAGTTGATGAAAATAAAAAATATCTGCATATAGGTTGTGGGCATATTAATGCTCCTCAATTCATTAATATTGATGGATTTCCATTACCACATATCCATTATGTAAGAGAATTGGATGATTTGGGCGTATTTATGGACAGTAGTATCGATTTAATTTATGCGTGTCATTGCCTTGAACATTTTTCGTATGACAGAATTAATGGTGTATTAAGTGAATGGTTTAGAGTTTTAAAAAAAGGTGGAATATTACGGATTTCCGTACCTGATTTTGATTTATTATTAAATATTTATTATGAAAATTATAAAAATATCGATCTTATTATTCCACCACTGCTAGGCGGTGGTAATATAAAATACAATGTTCATTTAAGTGTATTTAATAAATCAAGCTTAGAAAAAAAATTAATAAATACAGGTTTTTATTATGTTCAAGATTGGATTCCAGGTTCATGCGAATTGACTACATTTAATGATTGGTCTGCCAGAGAAATTACAATTAATGGCAAGAATTATCCAGTTAGTTTGAATATAGAAGCTATTAAGTAG
- a CDS encoding glycosyltransferase encodes MNAKNPINLSYIISTRNRLPFLKIGLTYLLENLQEDEEIVVVDGNSNDGTKEFLTKLYQTGKIHKYISEPDKNQAHGWNKAILLAEGKIIKKIIDDDLFCFPAIQVCKEYMLKNESVDLCISNCLNASLNNYKSIGYHSRIKQYLKWKDGHAKSFTFGDVSLLLRKSSTAYIGLYDTSFTMLDYEFSLRASYLQANIAYYNGCNAMSIFNPVSVSGQVSKATLQLDGKRANFMYEYAGDSAEINIWSKIKIFFGKNRIIFFNNSQLQEQNDSSTTTESLPIIYNLYYQFLQKYHQSYQSNFL; translated from the coding sequence ATGAACGCAAAAAATCCAATTAATTTATCCTATATAATCAGCACACGCAACCGATTACCCTTTTTAAAGATCGGATTAACATATCTACTTGAAAACTTACAAGAAGATGAAGAAATTGTCGTAGTTGATGGTAATAGTAATGATGGGACAAAAGAATTTCTGACAAAATTATATCAGACAGGTAAAATTCATAAATATATTTCTGAGCCAGATAAAAATCAAGCTCATGGTTGGAACAAGGCTATCCTATTAGCAGAGGGTAAAATTATCAAAAAAATTATAGATGATGATTTATTTTGTTTTCCAGCCATTCAAGTTTGTAAAGAATATATGTTAAAAAATGAATCAGTTGATTTATGTATATCTAATTGCTTAAATGCAAGTCTAAATAACTATAAAAGTATTGGTTATCATAGTAGAATAAAACAATATTTGAAATGGAAAGATGGCCATGCAAAATCTTTTACGTTTGGAGATGTTTCTTTACTTTTGAGAAAAAGTAGTACTGCCTATATAGGGTTATATGATACCAGTTTTACAATGTTGGATTATGAATTTTCTTTAAGAGCATCTTATTTACAAGCTAATATTGCTTATTACAATGGATGCAATGCTATGTCGATTTTCAATCCTGTTAGTGTTTCTGGTCAAGTTTCAAAAGCAACTCTCCAATTAGACGGAAAAAGAGCAAATTTTATGTATGAATATGCAGGAGACAGCGCGGAAATTAATATATGGTCAAAGATAAAAATATTTTTTGGTAAAAACAGAATTATTTTTTTTAACAACTCCCAATTACAGGAACAAAATGATTCATCGACAACTACTGAATCACTCCCAATTATTTATAATTTATATTATCAATTTTTACAAAAATATCACCAATCTTATCAAAGTAATTTTTTGTAA
- a CDS encoding glycosyltransferase family 10 has product MNKKRIKIKFTNGLNFVVGMRDILNFLTPYYEFIDSDEPDFVIFGPYGNDIPQGNFVRIGYYCENIIPDLTICDWAFGIPYEEKVNNPRYMRIQWHGFDPESLIKKDINVEKIMAEKTKFCNFIYSHRVPFREKFYKVLAKYKPIDAPGKSMKNIDSIDTAHNQGDIWQRKKKFLSQYKFTIAFENYSYPGYNTEKLLDPMNVNSLPIYWGNPHIALHFNTKSFINAHEYMKINDSLVVNLLESLCYPDFKDIRPGMYRSLSDRVKRKLKSIGREIKINLQYTSFNDLIEKIIEIDKNDTLYKKYLLEPWLYQNTPPPNPAISRWKEIFG; this is encoded by the coding sequence ATGAACAAAAAGAGAATAAAAATAAAATTTACTAACGGATTAAATTTTGTAGTTGGTATGAGAGATATTCTCAACTTTTTAACTCCATACTATGAGTTTATTGACAGTGACGAGCCAGACTTTGTGATATTTGGCCCTTATGGGAATGATATACCTCAAGGCAATTTCGTCAGAATTGGATACTACTGCGAAAATATTATTCCCGATCTGACTATTTGTGACTGGGCATTTGGAATTCCTTATGAAGAAAAAGTAAACAATCCTAGATATATGAGAATTCAATGGCACGGATTTGATCCAGAATCATTAATTAAAAAGGATATAAATGTAGAAAAAATCATGGCAGAAAAAACAAAGTTTTGTAATTTTATATATAGTCACAGAGTTCCTTTTAGAGAAAAATTTTATAAAGTGCTAGCAAAATATAAACCTATAGATGCGCCAGGAAAATCAATGAAAAATATTGATAGTATTGACACTGCTCATAACCAGGGAGATATCTGGCAACGGAAAAAAAAGTTCTTAAGTCAATATAAATTTACAATTGCTTTTGAGAATTATTCTTACCCAGGTTACAATACAGAAAAGTTGCTAGATCCTATGAATGTAAATAGTTTGCCTATATATTGGGGAAATCCTCACATTGCTTTGCACTTTAATACTAAGAGCTTTATTAATGCCCATGAGTATATGAAAATAAATGACTCATTAGTTGTAAATTTGTTGGAGTCACTTTGCTATCCAGATTTTAAGGATATACGTCCTGGAATGTATCGTAGTTTAAGCGATCGGGTAAAAAGAAAGTTGAAAAGTATAGGTCGAGAGATCAAAATAAACTTACAATATACTTCTTTTAATGATCTGATTGAGAAAATTATTGAAATAGACAAAAATGATACTTTATATAAAAAGTATCTGCTCGAACCCTGGTTGTATCAAAATACTCCGCCACCGAATCCTGCTATCAGCAGATGGAAAGAAATTTTTGGCTAA
- a CDS encoding FkbM family methyltransferase, with translation MLNHQKFSVNSTDQSVWEATALSARIFLWYTRKVPNHPFKLRLAKFFARLFFSKGLILSNPYGAKILVNALVTDYIHHTLIYTGVWEPKSLALAIKLMSNGGTFLDVGSHFGLYTCAIGVLEGVDCICVEPSPKMFINMTNNIQLNPKVKANLVHAALSALPTIKSFGIPSQGNTGTARILINEQTFDQFWLACVTLDDILDIFNQHKIQLMKIDVEGYEMEVFKGIKWLKSYRPQNIIVECDDSLLKRTGSSLFDLLNFFSNQHYDAFTVEGNTLDVSQLSNLPESNIWFKSKF, from the coding sequence ATGCTTAATCATCAAAAGTTTTCTGTTAATAGCACCGATCAATCTGTTTGGGAAGCGACTGCACTTAGCGCCCGTATTTTCCTTTGGTATACAAGAAAAGTTCCCAATCATCCTTTCAAGCTAAGATTGGCTAAGTTTTTTGCTCGTTTGTTTTTTTCAAAAGGATTAATTTTATCTAATCCTTATGGAGCCAAAATTTTAGTAAATGCTTTGGTAACAGACTATATACACCATACTTTAATATATACAGGAGTATGGGAACCTAAATCATTAGCATTGGCAATCAAGTTAATGTCAAACGGAGGAACCTTTTTAGACGTTGGTAGCCATTTTGGACTTTATACTTGTGCGATAGGCGTTTTAGAAGGGGTTGATTGTATATGTGTAGAGCCATCTCCTAAAATGTTTATAAATATGACCAATAACATTCAGCTTAACCCTAAAGTAAAAGCTAATCTTGTTCATGCTGCTTTATCAGCTTTGCCAACTATTAAAAGTTTTGGAATTCCTTCACAAGGAAATACAGGTACTGCCAGGATTCTAATTAATGAACAAACCTTCGATCAATTTTGGTTAGCTTGTGTAACGTTGGATGATATTCTTGATATATTTAACCAACATAAAATTCAATTAATGAAAATTGATGTAGAAGGTTATGAAATGGAAGTATTTAAAGGAATAAAATGGTTGAAATCATATCGGCCTCAAAATATTATTGTAGAATGCGATGACTCTTTGTTGAAACGTACAGGTAGCTCATTATTTGACTTATTGAATTTTTTTAGTAATCAGCACTATGATGCTTTTACAGTGGAAGGAAATACTTTAGATGTTTCGCAGCTTTCTAATTTACCTGAGAGTAACATTTGGTTTAAAAGTAAATTTTAA
- a CDS encoding glycosyltransferase family A protein: MTPLVSIIIPCYNAEFWIAETLQSALSQTWQSKEIIVVDDGSTDKSLAIIRKFNSPQVKVIVQKNIGASSARNRALKEAQGDFIQYLDADDLLAPDKIERQVQLLKNGNSDCVAAGEWARFLNSPKEAKILPQAVWNDMLPVDWLICSWKGGGMMPIHAWLVPHTIAQKAGIWNEQLSLNDDGEYFFRVVLASQGVKFCPGAKSYYRSEVKGSLSRKMSPSALASAFLSIELCTQHLLAREDSYRIRHSCAAAYQRFIYLAYPDVPELVQKAEAQVKLLGGSDFPIEGSRMLQFFSMILGWKVVKQIQKVIY, encoded by the coding sequence ATGACACCATTAGTTTCAATTATTATTCCATGTTATAACGCGGAATTTTGGATTGCTGAAACATTGCAGTCTGCTCTGTCACAAACATGGCAAAGTAAAGAAATTATTGTTGTTGATGATGGTTCAACAGATAAGAGTTTAGCTATTATTAGGAAGTTTAATTCACCTCAAGTTAAAGTTATCGTTCAAAAAAATATAGGAGCATCTTCAGCGCGAAATCGTGCATTGAAAGAAGCCCAAGGTGATTTTATTCAATATTTAGATGCTGATGATCTTTTAGCACCTGATAAAATTGAGCGTCAAGTGCAACTTTTAAAAAATGGTAACTCTGATTGTGTAGCAGCAGGAGAATGGGCGCGTTTTTTAAATTCACCTAAAGAGGCGAAAATTTTACCACAAGCTGTGTGGAATGATATGCTACCTGTTGACTGGTTGATTTGTTCTTGGAAAGGTGGTGGTATGATGCCAATCCATGCTTGGTTAGTCCCTCATACGATCGCCCAAAAAGCAGGAATATGGAATGAACAGTTATCGCTTAATGATGATGGAGAATATTTTTTTCGTGTGGTTTTGGCAAGTCAAGGAGTAAAATTTTGTCCTGGAGCAAAAAGTTATTACCGATCTGAAGTAAAAGGCAGTCTAAGTAGGAAAATGTCTCCATCAGCTTTAGCTTCTGCATTTCTCTCAATCGAGCTTTGTACGCAACATTTACTAGCAAGAGAAGATAGTTACCGAATTCGTCATAGTTGTGCCGCCGCATACCAAAGATTTATTTACTTAGCTTATCCTGATGTTCCAGAGTTAGTACAGAAAGCTGAAGCACAAGTGAAGTTATTAGGAGGAAGTGATTTTCCAATAGAGGGAAGCCGAATGTTGCAATTTTTCTCTATGATACTTGGATGGAAAGTTGTGAAACAGATTCAAAAAGTTATCTATTAA
- a CDS encoding glycosyltransferase: MKIILICQQSLQNHSIPAYSFWEKYFKRGIEEAGHEWFEVEGVDWAEGLVYLEEKALNQWKEYAWNLTISQIKKLHQAESIDILISYLFPTQVEPSAISEIQSLGIPCVNFFCDNVREFTSIPKSFYCFDLHWVPEYKALNMYKQAGLNFVNAPMPVWIPPNQKTYNHPENYGVSFIGSRDAQREALLAKALSLGAVIDIRGPGWSSSKEINSSLLTKKQNLWNSAIEQKKILSEKGLLFLLWKITYKLRPTVPDNLFEDFIRETVFGTKYVEVTQQSMITLGVNRYPSYRYPFFKPDTYSRLRDIEAPMMGACYLTEWTEGLEQLYDLHEEIEVYRTAEEMVDKIRRLQSQPEKRKRMRYQCQKRALTEHTIAKSITKIQTALGLTK; this comes from the coding sequence ATGAAAATTATTCTTATTTGCCAACAATCATTGCAAAACCATAGTATTCCTGCTTATTCTTTTTGGGAAAAGTATTTTAAAAGGGGAATTGAAGAAGCAGGCCATGAATGGTTTGAAGTGGAGGGAGTAGATTGGGCAGAAGGTCTAGTTTATTTAGAAGAAAAAGCACTCAATCAATGGAAAGAGTATGCCTGGAATTTAACAATATCCCAGATTAAAAAATTACATCAAGCAGAATCAATTGATATATTGATTAGTTACCTTTTTCCAACTCAAGTAGAACCAAGCGCTATATCAGAAATTCAATCATTGGGCATTCCTTGTGTAAATTTTTTTTGTGATAACGTTAGGGAATTTACCAGTATTCCTAAGTCATTTTATTGTTTTGATTTACATTGGGTTCCAGAATACAAGGCTCTCAATATGTACAAGCAGGCCGGATTAAATTTTGTGAATGCGCCTATGCCTGTGTGGATACCCCCTAACCAAAAAACATACAATCACCCAGAAAATTATGGTGTTAGTTTTATTGGTTCCCGCGATGCTCAACGTGAGGCTTTATTAGCTAAAGCATTAAGCTTAGGAGCGGTGATTGATATTCGCGGACCTGGTTGGAGTTCAAGTAAAGAAATTAATTCTTCACTTCTGACAAAAAAGCAGAATTTATGGAATAGTGCGATCGAGCAAAAGAAAATTTTGTCAGAAAAAGGGCTTTTATTTTTACTCTGGAAAATAACCTATAAACTTCGACCAACAGTTCCAGATAATCTGTTTGAGGATTTCATTCGAGAAACTGTATTTGGGACAAAATATGTTGAAGTTACTCAACAGAGTATGATTACGCTGGGAGTTAATCGCTATCCCAGTTATCGATATCCATTTTTTAAACCTGATACCTATTCTCGCTTACGTGATATAGAAGCGCCAATGATGGGAGCCTGCTATTTAACGGAGTGGACAGAAGGATTGGAACAACTCTACGATCTGCATGAAGAAATTGAAGTTTATAGAACAGCAGAGGAAATGGTGGATAAAATCCGGAGATTGCAATCTCAACCAGAAAAACGTAAAAGGATGCGATACCAATGTCAGAAAAGAGCCTTAACCGAACATACGATCGCTAAAAGTATTACCAAAATCCAGACAGCTTTAGGATTAACTAAATGA
- a CDS encoding FkbM family methyltransferase, whose protein sequence is MNQIPHLQLLNEFTRWWKQNQRGGLSCNWRRRSVWSAQLIQKLGWHKEVTVPLFWGEKMRVITGETVSQGIISFGYGEPSITALMLRLLELGQTMVDVGTHFGYEALLGCRLVGSQGRVICFEPSPTTFAIAHKNLAHFSQIELRQEAVADQHGTLSLQNRPIWLSAFNSLVTTPTQINSINVPVTTLDLTLANRTRPVDLIKCDVEGLEMAVLKGANQLLSEDAPVLILEADMPSREGKNSSRTYEQAMYLERYGYKAFNFDFDGSFKFSSLDSFPVYHANLAFLPKARSYLLERLACPL, encoded by the coding sequence ATGAATCAAATTCCTCACCTTCAATTACTAAATGAGTTTACTCGTTGGTGGAAACAAAATCAAAGGGGTGGGTTGTCTTGTAATTGGCGACGGAGATCTGTATGGTCTGCACAACTAATACAAAAACTAGGTTGGCATAAAGAGGTAACAGTCCCCTTATTCTGGGGGGAGAAAATGCGCGTTATTACTGGCGAAACTGTTTCTCAGGGAATCATATCATTTGGGTATGGTGAACCATCAATCACAGCCTTAATGTTACGACTATTGGAGTTAGGTCAAACGATGGTCGATGTAGGTACACACTTTGGTTATGAGGCTTTATTGGGATGTCGATTAGTGGGGTCACAAGGTCGAGTAATCTGTTTTGAACCTAGCCCAACAACTTTTGCGATTGCCCACAAAAACTTGGCTCATTTTTCTCAGATAGAACTACGTCAAGAAGCCGTAGCAGATCAACATGGAACCCTAAGCTTGCAGAATCGTCCAATTTGGCTATCAGCTTTTAATAGCCTGGTTACAACACCAACTCAAATTAATTCTATAAATGTGCCAGTTACAACGCTTGATTTAACTTTAGCTAACCGAACTCGACCAGTAGATCTTATTAAGTGCGATGTTGAAGGATTAGAAATGGCTGTTCTGAAGGGAGCAAATCAACTACTTTCTGAAGATGCACCTGTTTTGATTCTAGAAGCTGATATGCCATCTAGGGAAGGCAAAAATTCTTCCAGAACTTATGAACAAGCTATGTACTTGGAACGTTACGGCTATAAAGCTTTTAATTTTGATTTTGATGGCTCTTTTAAATTTAGTTCTCTGGATAGCTTTCCAGTTTATCATGCCAACTTAGCTTTTTTACCAAAAGCTCGTTCTTATCTGTTAGAGCGGTTAGCCTGTCCTCTCTAA
- a CDS encoding FkbM family methyltransferase, protein MTTIRNIGQFIRHTPSLEKAEWLWDILRKPYHRLLNLGGRGVAVSVGGCCTVVIPPEFTGGYWESYEPETVQATVNWLKKHPTGLVLDIGCAIGIFSVVSLSVSEQAEVVAFDADLSSLKATQRICQYAKGDRLRLIYGLVSNQNSSELGLNAASQSTWANLANSSVTGDPGTTAYICIDGNKDDSIPIYSLDGLVFEEQLPKKPILLKCDVEGAELLVLQGAKKLLETLSPDLLISVHPPALPNYEHSVSDVQDYLKSAGYKIEVLAIDHEEHWWCEKTSVQV, encoded by the coding sequence ATGACCACTATTCGGAATATAGGCCAATTTATTCGACATACTCCTAGTCTAGAAAAAGCAGAATGGCTTTGGGATATATTACGGAAACCTTACCATCGCTTACTAAATTTAGGGGGTAGAGGAGTGGCTGTTTCTGTGGGAGGATGTTGTACAGTAGTTATACCTCCAGAATTTACGGGAGGTTATTGGGAAAGTTATGAACCAGAAACAGTCCAAGCAACAGTCAACTGGTTGAAAAAGCATCCCACGGGTTTAGTTTTAGATATTGGCTGTGCAATAGGTATTTTTAGTGTTGTGAGTTTATCTGTTTCAGAACAAGCTGAAGTAGTTGCTTTTGATGCAGATTTATCTAGCTTGAAAGCTACTCAACGAATTTGTCAATATGCTAAAGGCGATCGCCTGCGTTTGATTTATGGATTAGTTTCTAATCAAAATTCAAGTGAGTTGGGATTAAATGCAGCCAGTCAAAGTACTTGGGCAAATTTAGCCAACAGTTCTGTCACAGGTGATCCGGGGACAACAGCCTATATCTGTATTGATGGAAATAAGGATGATTCCATTCCAATTTATAGTTTAGATGGGCTTGTGTTTGAAGAGCAACTTCCTAAAAAACCTATTTTATTAAAGTGTGATGTTGAAGGAGCAGAACTTCTGGTTTTGCAGGGGGCAAAAAAATTATTAGAAACTCTTTCCCCCGATTTGCTAATCAGTGTTCATCCTCCTGCGCTACCTAATTATGAACATTCTGTCTCTGATGTTCAGGACTATCTTAAGTCTGCTGGATATAAGATAGAGGTATTAGCGATCGACCACGAAGAACATTGGTGGTGCGAAAAAACATCGGTTCAAGTTTAG